The genome window CCGCACCTCGCCGATCGTGATCAGCCGGTTGCCCGCGGCCAACGCATCGGCGTGCATCGCCGCGCTGTTGGCGAACGGCGCGAGCCCGATCTGGACGATGTTCGCGCCCGGCAGGCCGTCCTCGATCAGCGCCCGCACCGGATTGCCGTTGCCCAGCCCCTGGCCCAAGTCGCGCATGTCGAGATGCGCGTCGAGCGTGATCAGCCCGACCTTGTCGAGCGGCAGTCCGAGCCCGTGCACCCCAGGCCGGGTCACCGCATTGTTGCCGCCGATCAGGAGCGTCAGCTTATGCTCCGCAACGCTCGCCGACACCGCGTCGCGGATCGGCGCGGTCGCCTGTTCGATGCTCAGCCCGTCGATCGCCACGTCGCCGCGATCGTGGACCGCGCTCGACAGCGTGCGCCCGCTCTCGATGTCGAACAGCCCGATCCGCCGAAGCGTTTGCCGCAGCTCGCCCGGCGCCAGGTCGCACCGCCCGGGCGTAACCGATCCCGCCGCGAGCGGGGCCCCGACCAACCCCACCGCCGCGCCCGGCCGCTCGCCGATCAGGTCGCCAAGATTGGGCCAGCCGCTCATGCTTTGACGACTAGCATGGCCGCCGTCTAACGCCACCACCATGTGGGACCGCCTCATCACCAACTGCCATGTCGCGACGATGGTCGCTCGGCCCGGCGACCCGCTCGGGATCGTGCGCAATGCCGCCATCGGTCTCGACGGCGGGCGCATCGTGCGGGTCGGAAGCCGAACCGAGCTGGCCGGCTTCCGCGCCCGCGAAGTCACTCCGCTCGGCGGCGCCTGGGTCACGCCCGGGCTGGTCGATTGCCACACCCATCTGGTGTTCGCCGGCAACCGCGCCGGCGAGCATGCCATGCGCCGGGCCGGCGCCAGCTATGAGGAGATCGCGCGGGCCGGCGGCGGCATCGTCTCGACCGTCGCCGCGGTCCGTGCTGCCTCTCCCGACCAGCTCGCCGCCCAATCCCGCCGCCGTCTGCACGCGCTGATGGCGGGCGGCGTAACGACGGTCGAGGTCAAGTCGGGCTACGGCCTCGATACCGCCGGCGAGGTGAAGCTGCTCGAAGCCGCGCGCGAACTTGGCGAAACCGAGCCGGTGCGCATCGTGCCGACCCTGCTCGCCGCCCACGCCCTCCCGCCCGACGCCCGCGAGGGCCCCGCCCGCGAAGCCTATATGAAGAGCATCGTCGGCGAGATGATCCCGGCCATCGCTAAGGCGAAGCTGGCGACCAGCGTCGACGCCTTCTGCGAAACCATCGCCTTCACCCCGGCCGAGGTCGAGCGGGTGTTCACCGCCGCGCGCGCCCACGGCCTTCCGGTCCGGCTTCATGCCGAGCAGCTGTCGAACCAGAATGGCGCCGAGCTTGCCGCGCGCTACAAGGCGCTCAGCGCCGACCATCTCGAACATCTCGATGCCGCCGGGGCCAAGGCAATGGCCGCCGCCGGCACCGTCGCCGTCCTCCTCCCCGGCGCCTTCTACGCGCTCCAGGAAACCCGCAAGCCGCCGGTCGACCTGCTCCGCCAGCACAAGGTGCCGATCGCCGTCGCGACCGACTGCAATCCCGGCACCTCGCCCTTGCTCAACCCGCAACTCGCGATGCACCTCGCAGCCACCCTGTTCGGCCTCACCCCCGAGGAATGTCTCGCCGGAATGACCGTCCACGCCGCCCGAGCGCTCGGCCTCGCGCACGAGGTCGGGACGATCGCGCCAGGCAAGGCCGCCGACCTCGCCGCCTGGCGGATCGAAGACCCTGCCGAGCTCGCCTACTGGATCGGCCTTGTCCCCGAGCGGCGGATTTTCGCCGGCCGCGACGCGTGACCGCGGCTCATAGCGAATCGCATGAGAACACCACCACGATGACACCGTTCGGATCGGTGAAGAACAGATAGGTGCTGCCCCACGGCCGGGCGATCGGCCCGCGATGCGCAAAGCGCGGGTCGTCGGGGATCTGGAATTGCGCGACATCGGCAACCCGGAACTGCAGGCTGACGCCCGCAAAGTCTCGACTGTCCTCGCAACGATGTACCTCGAGGAAGGCTTCGCCGTCGGCTCCGGCCAGGCCCAATATGCACCCGCGGTCGCCCGGCTCGTCCCATTCTTCTAGCACCGACAGCCCCAGCAGGTCGCGATACCAGTCGCGCGTGGCCTCGAGCAGCGGCGTGCTCAATCGCGTCTTGAGGCTCAGCGGAACAGCCATGGCGTTTCCCATACCCAGTCTGGCGGGCCAATGCGACACGCAGCGCGAGCGGTGAACATTCGCACCACTCGCGCGTAATTTCCGCACAGGCGCTTACCGCCGCCACGGGAGAGTTTCATGTCCGTCGAACAGATGCTTCAGCAGACAATGCCGTCGATGCCATCGCCCGCGAGCTCGGGGTCGACCGCTCGACCGCCCAGGCCGGCGCCACCGCGCTCCTTCCGCAGATCCTCTCCGGAATGCAGCATCCCGCCGCCCCACAATCGGCGATGGCCGGCGCCGGCGGCGGTGCGATGGGCGGCCTTGGTGGCCTGTTCGGCTCGCTCGCCGGAATGGGCGGCGGCGGCCTGCTCGACAACGTCGTCTCGCCGCAGCCGACCGAAGTCGCCAAGGGCAACGACATCCTCGGCCAGATCTTCGGCTCCAAGGACCGCAGCCGCGAGGTTGCCGCCGACGCCGCCGCCACGTCGGGGGTCGAGCCGTCGTTGCTCAAGAAGATGCTCCCGATCCTCGCCATGCTCGCCGCGGGCTACGTGATGAAGCGCGCGGGCTCTGGCGGCGGACTGGGTGGAGCGCTTGGCGGGTTCCTCGGCGGCCAGCCATCCCCGGCCGGCTCACCCGCGGGCGGCCCGGGCGGAATCCTCGACGACCTGATCGGCGCCGCCGGCAAGTTCGTGGGCCGATAGAGCCGCTCGGGCGGCCACCGGACCTTTCCTTTTCGTCATTGCGAGGCGCATAGCGCCGCGGCAATCAGCCGCTCACAGCTACTCGCTCGCATTGACGGAAACGACCGATGACCGACCCGCGCCTCGACAACAGCCGCCACATCCGCGCCCGCCGCGGCGCTGACATCAAGGCCAGGCACTGGACCACCGAGGCAGCGGTTCGGATGCTGATGAACAATCTCGACGCCGAGGTCGCGGAGGACCCGCAAAGCCTCGTCGTCTACGGCGGGATCGGCCGGGCCGCGCGCAGCTGGGCGGCCTATGACAAGATCGTCGAGACGCTCGAGCGGCTGGAGCAGGACGAGACCCTGCTCGTCCAGTCGGGCAAGCCGGTCGGCGTGTTCCGCACCCACAAGGACGCGCCGCGCGTGCTCATCGCCAACTCCAACCTCGTCCCCAAATGGGCGACCTGGGACAAGTTCAACGAGCTCGATCGCGCCGGGCTGATGATGTACGGCCAGATGACCGCCGGCAGTTGGATCTACATCGGCACGCAGGGCATTGTCCAAGGTACTTACGAGACCTTCGCCGAAATGGGCCGCCAACATTATAGCGGCGACCTAAAGGGCAAGTGGATCCTCACCGCGGGCCTCGGCGGGATGGGCGGCGCACAGCCCCTCGCGGCGGTCATGGCCGGCGCCCATTGCATTGCCGTCGAGGTGCAGGAAAGTTCGATCGAGAAACGCCTCGCCACCCGCTACCTCGATCACCGCGCGACCAGCATCGACGAAGCGCTGGAGATTATCCGCGCCGCCACCGAACCGACTTCGGTCGGCCTCCTCGGCAACGCCGCCGAAATCCTGCCCGAAATGGTCGCGCGCGGGATCCGCCCCGACGCGGTCACCGACCAGACCAGCGCGCATGATCCCGCCAACGGCTATTGCCCGGCCGGTTGGTCGGTCGCCGAATGGATCGCCAGGCGCGAAAACGATCCGGCCGCCGTCGCCACTGCCGCCCGCCGCTCGATGGCCCGCCATGTCGAAGCAATGCTCGCGTTCAAGGCGCAGGGCATCCCGGTGTTCGATTACGGCAACAACATCCGCCAGGAAGCGCTCGACGACGGGGTCGCCAATGCGTTCGACTTCCCCGGCTTCGTCCCGGCCTACGTCCGCCCCCTGTTCTGCCGCGGCATCGGCCCGTTCCGCTGGTGCGCGCTGTCGGGCGACTCGGAAGACATCTACCGCACCGACAGCCGAGTAAAGGAACTGATCCCCGACGACCCGCACCTCCACCGCTGGCTCGACATGGCGCGCGAGCGGATCGCCTTCCAGGGCCTGCCCGCGCGGATCTGCTGGGTCGGCCTCGGCCAGCGCCACCGCCTCGGCCTCGCCTTCAACGAAATGGTGCGCAGCGGCGAGGTCAGCGCCCCGATCGTCATCGGCCGCGACCATCTCGACAGCGGCAGCGTCGCCTCACCCAACCGCGAGACCGAGGCGATGCGGGACGGCAGCGACGCGGTCAGCGACTGGCCGCTGCTCAACGCCCTACTCAATACCGCGTCCGGCGCGACCTGGGTCTCGCTCCACCACGGCGGCGGCGTCGGCATGGGCTATTCGCAGCACAGCGGAATGGTGATCGTTGCCGACGGCACCGACGACGCGGCCCGCCGCCTCGAGCGCGTGCTGTGGAACGACCCCGCCACCGGAGTCATGCGCCACGCCGACGCCGGCTATGACGACGCCATCGCCTGCGCCCGCGAGCAGGGCCTCGATTTGCCGATGATTTGACCCCCATGACCACAACTTGACCCAGCCGACCTACTGTATTACGTCACCACTACAGTAGGAGCCGCGCCGATGTTTTTCGAGGTCGCCATGGTCGTCTTGTCCGCTTCCGCCCAGCCCGGGCAGCCCGCGCCACCCCAGCTCGCCGCGGCAATCGCTCGCCCTTCACCGGCACGGCCGCTGGCAGATCAGCTGATGGCCTTGCTCGCCGCGGGCGACGGCGCTGCGCTCGACGCCTTTGTCGATGCGCACCGTTTTGCGCCGGAGTTCGCCGAGATGGAGCCGGCCGCCGCGACCAAGGTCCGGCTCCGAGCGCTCGCCCGCCAGACCGGCGGGGTCGATGTCACCGAATGGCATCCCGAAGGAAACGACATCTTCTTCGAAGGCACCACACGCAAGGGCGCCATTCCGGTCGAGGGCGCGCTGTTTCTGCGCGACGGCAAGTTCGTCGGCATCGATCTCCAGCGCAACATGATGAAGCGCCCGGCCGACGCGCCGCCCTGGCCGCTCAAGTCCACCACCGTCGACGCCGCGCTCAAGGACATCCGCGCCGAAATCGACTGGCGCGCCCGAACCGAGCGCTTTTCGGGCACGGTGCTGATCGCCCGCCGCGGACAACCGGTGCTGCTCGACAGCTGGGGCCTCGCCGCGCGCGGACCCGACGTGCCCATCCGCAACAGCACGCTTCACCACACCGCTTCGGCGAGCAAGATGCTGACCACGGCGGCGGTCGCCACGCTGATCGATCGCGGCAAGCTGGCGCTCGACACGCCGGTGGCGCGCGCCGTTCCCGCCCTCGCCAACGCGCCCGACGCGGCCAATGTCACCATCGCCGACCTGCTCGGCCACCGGGTCGACTATGGCGAATATTTCGGCGAGCTCGACGCCCAGCCGAAGCTGCGCGCAACCCGCCGGCTGAGCGACCTTATGCCCCTTGTCGCCGCGCGCACGCCAAGGCGCGCCCCGCCCGGCAAGGTCGCCTACAGCAACGCCAATTATCTCGTCCTCGCGGCGGCGGTCGAAGCCGCGAGCGGCAAGCACTTCTTCGATTATGTCGAGGCGCATGTGCTCCGCCCGCTCGGCCTCACGCACATCACCTACGGCCATCTCGACCGCCGCCCGGCCGGCGCCGCGATCGGCTGGGTCAAGGACGAGGTCGCCGACCCGCTCGGCATCGAGGCATGGAAATCCAACGACCACATGTTCAAGGCCAGCCATCGCGGCGGGGCGGCCGGCGGCGCCTGGGCCAGCGCGACCGACCTGCACCGACTGATCGACTCGATCGCCGCCGGCAAGCTGATCAGACCGGCGACTCTCCAGGCGATGCTCGCGGACCGCCGCCGCGCCGGCCCGACGCTCGGCTCCGCGCTCGGCTTCATGTTCCGCGGCGGCGACAAGCTGGCCTATTTCGGCCACGCTGGCGGCGGCGGCAACGCCGGGATGAGCGCCTCGGCGTTCATCGCGCCCGACCGCGAATGGAGCGTCGTCGTGCTGTCCAATTTCAGCTCGCCGTCGGGCGAAATGCTCGGCGGCCAGCTGCTCGACTTCCTCGCCAAGCTGCCCCGCGATTAGCGCTGCAGCAAGTCGCTAAGCGCGAGCGCGTCGGCGGTCGCGGCGGACGAGGCGGTGTTGTCGAACATGCACCACACCTGCGGCGCCCCGTCCGCGCGTAGCAGCGTCGCATAGTTCCCAATCCGGTCGGCATAGCTCGAGCGATAGACCACCGGCGACCCGTGCAAGCGCCAATAGCTCAGCGTCCGCGCGCCGCCCGGCCGTGCCGCCGCCTGCGAGCCGACCGGCGGGTCCGCCGCAACCCGCGCCACGCCGGACTCGACCAGCAGGGCGTCCGCCTCCTCGCCGAACCACTCCGCATGGCGCGGCTCGCACGCGAGTCCCGCGCTGGTCCGCGCACGGAGCGCCTCGAAGAATCCGCGCGCCACCGCCGCATCGAATGCCAGCTTGGGCGGCAATTGCACCAGCAGCACCGCCAGTCTGTCGCTCAGCCCTGCCACTTCTTCGGCAAACCGGTCGAGCGGCTCCGCGCAGTCGACCAGCTTGCGCACGTGGGTAATCTCCTTCGGCAGCTTGACCGAGAAGCGGAAGCCGTCCGGCACGCTCGCCGCCCAGCGCTGCCAGGTCTCCGGGCGATGCGGCCGGTGGAACGAACTGTTGATCTCGACCGCGTCGAACACGCCCGCATAGCGCTCGAGCGCCGTCCCCTCCGCCGCGAACCGCCCGCGCAGAGCCGCCGCGATGCTCCATCCCGCAGTGCCGATCCGGATCGTCATCGCTGCTGAACGCGCGGCCTCGCCCGAACGATGCCTCTGGCCGCGGCCAATGCTTTCTGCCAAACCGCCCGCCACCATGCGCAAATGGTTTCAGCAGGTTTCTCCGGACCGCGAGAAATTGCTCGCGATCAGCTGGATGCGGCCGATCGCGCACCGCCTGACCGAGCCGACGATCTGGCATTTTAACCGCCATTGCGTCGCCCGCGGAGTGGCGCTCGGCCTCGCCGTCTCGTTCGTTCTCCCGGTTGGGCAGATCGTCCTCGCGGCGCTGTTCGCGAGCATGGTTCGCGGCAATGTGCTGGTCGCCGCCGCGGCCACCCTGCCGAGCAATCCGCTAACCTTCCCGGCAATCTATTACGGCGCGTACAAGCTCGGCGCGTGGCTGCTCGGTACCCCGGTTACCGCCCCGGCGGTCGCTGCCGACCGCTCGATGAGCGAGATGATCGTCGGCGCCTCGGGCCCGGTGTCGCTCGGCCTCATCATCTTCGCCGTCGCCTCGGCAATCCTCGGCTATTGGCTGGTTCACGGCGTGTGGCGGCTGTTCCTCGTACGCCAGTGGCGGCGCCGGCCGTGGCGCGGCGCGGCCGCCTGACGCTGGTCGGGCACCGGCTAATCTGCCAAAGCCCGCGGCCATGCTGACGCTCGACCCGACCGCGATCGATCTCGACCTGCTGCGCCGCCTGTGGGCCGGCGCCCCCGCTCGC of Sphingomonas mesophila contains these proteins:
- a CDS encoding arginase family protein, with the translated sequence MSGWPNLGDLIGERPGAAVGLVGAPLAAGSVTPGRCDLAPGELRQTLRRIGLFDIESGRTLSSAVHDRGDVAIDGLSIEQATAPIRDAVSASVAEHKLTLLIGGNNAVTRPGVHGLGLPLDKVGLITLDAHLDMRDLGQGLGNGNPVRALIEDGLPGANIVQIGLAPFANSAAMHADALAAGNRLITIGEVRARGIGWAVADALERLAGCRALVVDCDIDVIDRSQFPAAPGARPGGMVASDFFAATRALAAEPRVRVIDLTEWDPPLDPSDLSALTAARWAAECLAGFEAR
- the hutI gene encoding imidazolonepropionase — its product is MWDRLITNCHVATMVARPGDPLGIVRNAAIGLDGGRIVRVGSRTELAGFRAREVTPLGGAWVTPGLVDCHTHLVFAGNRAGEHAMRRAGASYEEIARAGGGIVSTVAAVRAASPDQLAAQSRRRLHALMAGGVTTVEVKSGYGLDTAGEVKLLEAARELGETEPVRIVPTLLAAHALPPDAREGPAREAYMKSIVGEMIPAIAKAKLATSVDAFCETIAFTPAEVERVFTAARAHGLPVRLHAEQLSNQNGAELAARYKALSADHLEHLDAAGAKAMAAAGTVAVLLPGAFYALQETRKPPVDLLRQHKVPIAVATDCNPGTSPLLNPQLAMHLAATLFGLTPEECLAGMTVHAARALGLAHEVGTIAPGKAADLAAWRIEDPAELAYWIGLVPERRIFAGRDA
- a CDS encoding VOC family protein yields the protein MAVPLSLKTRLSTPLLEATRDWYRDLLGLSVLEEWDEPGDRGCILGLAGADGEAFLEVHRCEDSRDFAGVSLQFRVADVAQFQIPDDPRFAHRGPIARPWGSTYLFFTDPNGVIVVVFSCDSL
- a CDS encoding DUF937 domain-containing protein translates to MARELGVDRSTAQAGATALLPQILSGMQHPAAPQSAMAGAGGGAMGGLGGLFGSLAGMGGGGLLDNVVSPQPTEVAKGNDILGQIFGSKDRSREVAADAAATSGVEPSLLKKMLPILAMLAAGYVMKRAGSGGGLGGALGGFLGGQPSPAGSPAGGPGGILDDLIGAAGKFVGR
- the hutU gene encoding urocanate hydratase translates to MTDPRLDNSRHIRARRGADIKARHWTTEAAVRMLMNNLDAEVAEDPQSLVVYGGIGRAARSWAAYDKIVETLERLEQDETLLVQSGKPVGVFRTHKDAPRVLIANSNLVPKWATWDKFNELDRAGLMMYGQMTAGSWIYIGTQGIVQGTYETFAEMGRQHYSGDLKGKWILTAGLGGMGGAQPLAAVMAGAHCIAVEVQESSIEKRLATRYLDHRATSIDEALEIIRAATEPTSVGLLGNAAEILPEMVARGIRPDAVTDQTSAHDPANGYCPAGWSVAEWIARRENDPAAVATAARRSMARHVEAMLAFKAQGIPVFDYGNNIRQEALDDGVANAFDFPGFVPAYVRPLFCRGIGPFRWCALSGDSEDIYRTDSRVKELIPDDPHLHRWLDMARERIAFQGLPARICWVGLGQRHRLGLAFNEMVRSGEVSAPIVIGRDHLDSGSVASPNRETEAMRDGSDAVSDWPLLNALLNTASGATWVSLHHGGGVGMGYSQHSGMVIVADGTDDAARRLERVLWNDPATGVMRHADAGYDDAIACAREQGLDLPMI
- a CDS encoding serine hydrolase domain-containing protein, with product MALLAAGDGAALDAFVDAHRFAPEFAEMEPAAATKVRLRALARQTGGVDVTEWHPEGNDIFFEGTTRKGAIPVEGALFLRDGKFVGIDLQRNMMKRPADAPPWPLKSTTVDAALKDIRAEIDWRARTERFSGTVLIARRGQPVLLDSWGLAARGPDVPIRNSTLHHTASASKMLTTAAVATLIDRGKLALDTPVARAVPALANAPDAANVTIADLLGHRVDYGEYFGELDAQPKLRATRRLSDLMPLVAARTPRRAPPGKVAYSNANYLVLAAAVEAASGKHFFDYVEAHVLRPLGLTHITYGHLDRRPAGAAIGWVKDEVADPLGIEAWKSNDHMFKASHRGGAAGGAWASATDLHRLIDSIAAGKLIRPATLQAMLADRRRAGPTLGSALGFMFRGGDKLAYFGHAGGGGNAGMSASAFIAPDREWSVVVLSNFSSPSGEMLGGQLLDFLAKLPRD
- a CDS encoding DUF72 domain-containing protein, which produces MTIRIGTAGWSIAAALRGRFAAEGTALERYAGVFDAVEINSSFHRPHRPETWQRWAASVPDGFRFSVKLPKEITHVRKLVDCAEPLDRFAEEVAGLSDRLAVLLVQLPPKLAFDAAVARGFFEALRARTSAGLACEPRHAEWFGEEADALLVESGVARVAADPPVGSQAAARPGGARTLSYWRLHGSPVVYRSSYADRIGNYATLLRADGAPQVWCMFDNTASSAATADALALSDLLQR
- a CDS encoding DUF2062 domain-containing protein — its product is MLSAKPPATMRKWFQQVSPDREKLLAISWMRPIAHRLTEPTIWHFNRHCVARGVALGLAVSFVLPVGQIVLAALFASMVRGNVLVAAAATLPSNPLTFPAIYYGAYKLGAWLLGTPVTAPAVAADRSMSEMIVGASGPVSLGLIIFAVASAILGYWLVHGVWRLFLVRQWRRRPWRGAAA